A region of Saccharomyces mikatae IFO 1815 strain IFO1815 genome assembly, chromosome: 12 DNA encodes the following proteins:
- the RSA3 gene encoding Rsa3p (similar to Saccharomyces cerevisiae RSA3 (YLR221C); ancestral locus Anc_8.436), with protein sequence MSAGDISAINTKSVKKNRRRKKRRTADVSSSSESSSSDSSSDNEKEEVKKESIKEEDNANHKIDHDFSKDNNEDKDDDIEIEVSDVELTDEESKDIKSNSKEIIDDLTKISLRKIPEPSRSQKKDVFMNSSKIAQNIKLSRDEYNELAENFTPKGNDKSKIREEYLNLLFENYGDDINRLRSAPDFTNKSLSILADALQEGIGMFDIGELESVLKKKEIEN encoded by the coding sequence ATGTCGGCAGGGGATATATCAGCTATAAATACCAAATctgtcaaaaaaaacagaaggagaaagaagagaagaacaGCAGAcgtttcatcatcatcagaatcatcatcatcggattcatcatcagacaatgaaaaggaagaagtcaaaaaagaatccatcaaagaagaagataatgCGAATCATAAGATTGACCATGATTTCTCAAAGGATAATAACGAAGACAAAGATGATGACATCGAAATTGAAGTTTCCGATGTCGAGCTAACAGACGAAGAAAGTAAGGACATCAAATcaaactcaaaagaaataatagatGACCTCACCAAAATCTCTTTGAGGAAGATTCCAGAACCTTCAAGATCTCAGAAGAAAGATGTCTTCATGAATTCATCGAAGATTGCCCAAAACATCAAACTTTCAAGAGATGAATACAACGAGTTGGCAGAAAATTTCACACCGAAAGGGAATGacaaaagcaaaataaGAGAGGAATATTtaaatttactttttgaaaactacGGTGATGATATAAATCGTCTTAGATCTGCCCCAGATTTCACGAATAAATCGTTATCCATTTTGGCAGATGCTTTGCAAGAAGGTATAGGGATGTTTGACATCGGCGAACTAGAATcagttttgaagaaaaaggaaatagaGAACTAA
- the UTP13 gene encoding U3 snoRNA-associated protein UTP13 (similar to Saccharomyces cerevisiae UTP13 (YLR222C); ancestral locus Anc_8.435) — translation MDLKTSFKGVSLNPIYAGSSAVATVSENGTILATPMLDEINIIDLTPGSRNIIHRISNEDEQEITALKLTPDGQYLTYVSQAQLLKIFHLKTGKVVRSMKISSPSYILDADSTSTLLAVGGTDGSIIVVDIENGYITHSFKGHGGTISSLKFYGQLDSKIWLLASGDTNGMVKVWDLVKRKCLHTLQEHSSAVRGLDIVEVQNSDEPFLKLLSGGRDDIINIWDFNMKKTCKLIKTLPVNQQVESCGFLRYHDDKHLIYTAGGDAIFQLIDLESGIMIKKTNKPIEELFIIGVLPIVSSSKMFLVMSDQTLQLINVEEVIKSENEIIEVSSTIAGNHGIIADMRFVGPELNKLALATNSPSLRIIPIPDLAGTTASLPLDVEIYEGHEDLLNSLDATEDGLWIATASKDNSAIVWKYNENTRKFEVYSKYIGHSSAVTAVGLPKIMPKGYPEFLLTASNDLTIKKWKIPKPTFPFDVQTIKVSEYTRHAHEKDINALSISPNDSIFATASYDKTCKIWNLENGELEATLSNHKRGLWDVTFCQYDKLLATCSGDKTVKIWSLDTFSVMKTLEGHTNAVQRCSFINKQKQLVSCGADGLIKIWDCSSGECLKTLDGHNNRLWALNTMNDGDIIVSADADGVFQFWKDCTEQEKEEEQEKAKLQVEQEQSLQNYISQGDWTNAFLLAMTLDHPMRLFNVLKKALGESRLRQDIKEGESSVVFNEELDHAISTLNDEQLMLLMKRCRDWNTNAKTHTIAQRTIRCILMYHNIEKLSEIPGMVKVVDAIIPYTQRHFTRVDNLVEQSYILDYALVEMDKLF, via the coding sequence ATGGATCTAAAAACCTCATTCAAAGGTGTCTCATTGAACCCCATTTATGCAGGAAGTAGTGCCGTTGCCACTGTTTCAGAAAATGGTACGATACTAGCTACTCCAATGCTAGATGAAATCAACATAATTGACCTTACCCCAGGTTCCAGGAACATTATACATAGGATCTCTAATGAAGATGAGCAAGAAATAACTGCGCTAAAATTAACTCCAGATGGACAGTATCTTACATATGTTTCTCAAGCCCAACTTCTAAAAATCTTCCATTTAAAGACCGGAAAAGTTGTCAGATCAATGAAAATATCCTCCCCATCATATATCCTCGATGCAGATTCTACTTCGACGCTTTTGGCAGTCGGTGGGACCGATGGTAGTATAATTGTTGtggatattgaaaatggttACATTACTCATTCTTTCAAAGGTCATGGTGGTACCATTTCTAGCCTGAAATTTTATGGTCAATTAGATAGTAAAATATGGTTATTAGCGTCAGGTGATACTAATGGTATGGTTAAAGTTTGGGATCttgttaaaagaaaatgtttaCACACATTACAAGAACATTCTTCCGCTGTGAGAGGGTTGGATATCGTTGAGGTACAAAATAGTGATGAACCATTCTTGAAATTGCTTTCTGGTGGCAGAGATgacattatcaatatttgGGATTtcaatatgaagaaaacatgTAAGTTAATAAAAACCCTGCCAGTAAACCAACAGGTAGAGTCATGCGGATTTTTGAGGTACCATGATGATAAACACTTAATATATACAGCAGGAGGAGATGCCATATTTCAGTTAATTGATCTCGAATCCGGTATTATGATcaaaaaaactaataaaCCTATAGAAGAGTTATTCATTATTGGTGTACTTCCAATAGTAAGCAGTTCGAAGATGTTTTTGGTGATGTCTGATCAAACATTGCAATTAATAAACGTGGAAGAAGTCATAAAGAGTGAAAACGAGATAATAGAGGTTTCTTCGACTATTGCTGGGAACCATGGTATCATTGCTGACATGAGATTTGTTGGTCCGGAGCTAAACAAACTGGCATTGGCTACTAATTCACCATCGCTAAGAATCATACCAATCCCCGATCTGGCAGGCACCACAGCTTCATTACCGTTGGATGTCGAAATTTATGAAGGTCACGAAGATTTATTAAATTCACTAGACGCTACTGAAGATGGGCTATGGATTGCAACTGCCTCGAAAGATAATTCTGCTATCGTTTGGAAATATAATGAGAACACCAGAAAGTTTGAAGTTTATTCCAAGTATATTGGTCATTCGTCTGCCGTAACAGCAGTCGGATTGCCAAAAATAATGCCAAAGGGATATCCCGAATTTTTATTGACAGCATCCAATGATTTGACTAtcaagaaatggaaaattcCAAAACCAACTTTTCCTTTCGATGTTCAAACCATCAAAGTGTCCGAGTATACTCGTCATGCCCATGAAAAAGATATCAATGCATTGTCAATCTCTCCCAACgattccatttttgctACAGCATCATATGATAAGACTTGTAAAATATGGAACCTTGAAAATGGTGAATTGGAGGCTACCTTGTCCAACCACAAGCGTGGACTATGGGATGTGACGTTTTGCCAGTATGACAAATTGCTGGCAACATGTTCTGGTGATAAGACCGTTAAAATTTGGTCATTAGATACATTCAGCGTTATGAAGACATTGGAAGGTCATACTAATGCAGTTCAAAGATGTTCATTTATTAACAAGCAAAAACAACTAGTGAGTTGTGGCGCTGATGGCTTGATCAAAATATGGGACTGCTCCAGCGGCGAATGTCTGAAAACTTTGGATGGTCATAACAATAGGTTATGGGCTTTAAATACTATGAATGATGGTGATATAATCGTAAGTGCTGATGCAGATGGTGTTTTTCAGTTCTGGAAAGACTGTACtgagcaagaaaaagaagaagaacaggAAAAAGCCAAATTACAGGtagaacaagaacaatCGCTTCAAAATTATATTAGTCAAGGGGATTGGACAAATGCGTTTTTATTAGCAATGACTCTAGATCACCCAATGAGGCTGTTTAATGTTTTAAAGAAAGCGCTCGGCGAGTCAAGATTGAGACAAGATATCAAAGAAGGCGAATCTAGCGTAGTTTTCAATGAGGAATTAGACCACGCAATTTCTACTCTAAATGATGAACAATTAATGTTACTAATGAAAAGATGCAGAGATTGGAACACCAATGCCAAAACACACACTATAGCGCAAAGGACTATAAGATGTATTTTAATGTATCATAACATAGAAAAACTAAGTGAAATACCAGGCATGGTAAAGGTAGTTGATGCAATAATTCCATACACTCAAAGACATTTTACAAGGGTGGATAATCTAGTTGAACAAAGTTACATATTAGATTACGCATTGGTGGAAATGGACAAGCTTTTTTAG
- the IFH1 gene encoding Ifh1p (similar to Saccharomyces cerevisiae CRF1 (YDR223W) and IFH1 (YLR223C); ancestral locus Anc_8.434) encodes MVGKKSPRKSTVNHSTHSGKLPANIKRLIKKGEVCSTPKQSPPMLGTTRPRRFSLIYSSESSLSDVSDSDKSKSANLHRNKKKAKNVSNNSQGKKSKLIQRQQDYDDEGTQSSDYRAITDEGESENEEEESEDDEDDDGSDSDSETSSDDENIDFVKLTAQRKKRAMKALSAMNTNSNTLHSSLENSNKNEAITMSYRKEKEEEEKEKHQQPKKKEVKSPNTTTTQQALSFKFKRESDGISFGNGSGDYNEDIGEEVLDLKNKDNDDQEEGKVGPKATLSNNDELRFPNISESDESEYDIDQDAYFDVINNENSHGEIGTDLETGDDDLPILEEEEQNIVSELQNDDQLSFDGSIHEEGSDPVDDAENKFLQNEYNQENGYDEEDEEDEIMSDFDMPFYEDPKFANLYYYGDGSEPKLSLSTSLPLMLNDEKLSKLKRKEAKKREQEERKQRRKLHKKSQKPSTRTTSNVDNDEYIFNVFFQSDDENNDNKSEKGKHKSDQSGIRHKNKGLNIIKSNDNLEPSIRNLGLNSGKYNSSDDEYDNILLDVAHLPSDDENSHSETSNDSDTDEELRALDSDSLDIGMELNDDYDEDDDDDSSVTNVFIDIDDLDPDSFYFHYDDSDGSSSITSSNSEKENLDESKDCKHDLLETVVYVDGESTDEDDNLPPPSSRTKNIGSKAKEIVSSNVVGLRPPKLGTWETDNKPFSIIDGLSTKSLYALIQEHQQLREQHQRAQTPDIKREGSASANNGTINGDELTLNELLNMSELEDDSPSHTDDMENNGSHNNTVNNKSTNGHAADWYEVPKVPLSAFRNKGINAYEEDEYMLPANSNRKVPIGYLGNERTRKKIDKMKELQRKKTEKKRQLKKKKKLLKIRKEREKARKEQETMSLQLGINVHDTHDNDNNSHSDMYTGTDFTTNENTPMDGLPSHTPDDASLLSRNVDLTVGSNTRKNSTKSVGLDEIHEILGKDENDLLPVGNINDYDTHDSHAIGDTDADILASLTAPVQFDNTLNHENSNSMWRRRQSMVEAAAENLRFTKNGLFSESALADIEGIMGNDANHSFEFNDVLQ; translated from the coding sequence ATGGTAGGCAAGAAAAGTCCTCGAAAAAGTACGGTGAATCATAGCACACATTCTGGTAAGCTACCAGCAAATATTAAAAGACTCATAAAAAAGGGTGAAGTTTGTTCTACGCCCAAGCAGTCACCTCCCATGCTAGGGACAACAAGGCCAAGAAGATTTAGCCTTATATACTCTTCAGAATCATCTTTGAGTGACGTGTCTGATTCCgataaaagtaaaagtGCGAATTTACAtagaaataagaaaaaggcGAAGAATGTTTCCAATAATTCTCAAGGCAAAAAGAGTAAACTTATACAAAGACAACAAGACTATGATGATGAGGGAACACAGTCTTCAGACTACCGCGCCATAACGGATGAAGGAGAGAGCgaaaacgaagaagaagaaagtgaagACGACGAAGACGACGACGGgagtgatagtgatagtgagACAAGTTCAGACGATGAGAATATTGACTTTGTTAAATTGACAGcccaaagaaagaaaagggCCATGAAGGCGTTATCTGCCATGAATACCAATAGCAATACTCTCCACTCATCTCTTGAGAATAGTAATAAGAATGAAGCAATAACAATGTCCTatcgaaaagaaaaagaggaagaggagaaagaaaaacaccaacaaccaaagaaaaaagaagtaaaaAGTCCAAATACCACTACTACCCAACAGGCACTGTCGtttaaattcaaaagagaaagtgACGGCATTAGTTTTGGTAATGGTAGTGGGGATTATAATGAAGACATCGGTGAAGAAGTGTTGGActtgaaaaacaaagataACGATgatcaagaagaaggaaaagtaGGCCCTAAGGCCACGCTAAGTAATAACGATGAACTACGGTTTCCCAATATTTCAGAGTCAGATGAATCGGAGTATGATATTGATCAAGATGCATATTTTGATGTAATTAACAATGAAAACTCCCATGGAGAGATCGGTACAGATTTAGAAACAGGGGATGATGATCTTCCGatattggaagaagaagaacaaaatattgTTTCTGAGCTGCAGAATGACGATCAACTGTCGTTTGATGGTAGTATACATGAAGAAGGATCTGACCCGGTAGATGATGCTGAGAACAAATTCTTACAAAATGAGTACAACCAAGAAAACGgatatgatgaagaagatgaagaagacgaaatAATGTCTGATTTTGATATGCCATTTTACGAAGATCCAAAATTTGCCAACCTTTATTATTATGGTGATGGTTCAGAACCAAAGCTATCCTTGAGTACCTCTTTGCCACTAATGTTAAATGACGAAAAACTATCtaaactgaaaagaaaagaggcTAAAAAACGCGagcaagaagaaaggaaacaaaGGCGAAAGCTTCATAAAAAGTCACAAAAACCCAGTACAAGAACAACTTCCAATGTAGACAATGATGaatatattttcaatgttttctttcaatctgatgatgaaaataacgACAATAAGTCCGAGAAAGGCAAGCACAAATCGGACCAAAGTGGTATCAGacataaaaataaaggcCTGAATATAATAAAGTCAAATGATAATTTGGAACCATCAATCCGTAACCTTGGCTTGAACTCCGGGAAATATAACTCTTCTGATGATGAGTATGATAACATTTTATTAGATGTCGCGCACTTGCCTTCTGATGATGAGAATAGTCACTCTGAAACATCCAATGATTCTGACACAGATGAGGAGTTGAGAGCATTAGATTCAGACAGCTTGGATATTGGCATGGAATTAAATGATGATTACGACGAAGACGACGATGACGATTCCAGCGTAACGAATGTATTTATAGACATCGATGATCTAGATCCAGATTCATTTTACTTTCATTATGACGACAGTGATGGGTCTTCTTCTATCACAAGTTCCAATtccgaaaaagaaaatctcGATGAATCGAAGGATTGCAAACATGATCTCCTAGAGACTGTCGTGTACGTTGATGGCGAGTCTacagatgaagatgacaaTCTACCACCCCCAAGTTCAAGGACGAAAAATATCGGCTCAAAAGCAAAGGAAATCGTAAGTTCAAATGTTGTTGGGCTACGTCCCCCTAAACTAGGTACCTGGGAGACTGATAACAAGCCCTTCAGTATCATTGATGGTCTCTCTACCAAATCACTATACGCTTTAATCCAAGAACACCAACAACTTCGCGAACAACATCAAAGAGCTCAAACCCCTGATATAAAAAGGGAGGGAAGCGCCAGTGCCAACAATGGCACCATTAATGGCGATGAATTGACACTCAATGAACTATTAAACATGAGCGAATTAGAGGATGATTCGCCATCCCACACAGATGATATGGAGAATAATGGTAGTCACAACAATACGGTCAATAACAAAAGTACAAATGGCCATGCTGCAGATTGGTATGAAGTCCCTAAAGTTCCTTTATCTGCGTTCAGGAATAAGGGTATTAATGCCtacgaagaagatgaatatATGCTTCCAGCGAACTCTAATAGAAAAGTCCCCATTGGATATCTTGGTAATGAAAGAACACggaagaaaattgataaaatgaAAGAGTTACAACGGaagaaaactgaaaaaaaaaggcagttaaagaagaagaagaagcttttaaaaataagaaaagaaagggaaAAGGCAAGGAAGGAGCAAGAAACCATGTCTCTGCAGCTGGGAATCAATGTTCATGATACTCACGATAACGACAATAATAGTCATAGTGATATGTACACCGGTACAGATTTTACGACCAATGAAAATACTCCTATGGATGGCCTTCCCTCTCATACACCCGATGATGCGTCATTATTATCTCGTAATGTTGATCTTACTGTGGGCAGcaatacaagaaaaaattcaacaaAGAGTGTGGGCTTGGATGAAATACATGAGATTTTGGGTAAAGACGAGAATGACTTGCTACCTGTAGGTAATATAAACGATTATGATACGCACGACAGCCATGCCATTGGAGATACTGATGCTGACATCCTAGCATCGTTGACCGCTCCTGTGCAATTTGATAATACGTTAAATCACGAAAACAGTAATTCTATGTggagaagaagacaaaGTATGGTCGAAGCAGCGGCGGAAAATCTTCGTTTTACTAAAAATGGTTTATTTAGTGAGAGCGCTTTAGCAGATATCGAGGGGATTATGGGTAATGATGCCAACCATTCATTCGAGTTCAATGATGTTTTACAATGA
- the UCC1 gene encoding Ucc1p (similar to Saccharomyces cerevisiae YLR224W; ancestral locus Anc_8.433), producing MNQSDRSLMDLPLEIHLSLLEYVPNELRAVNKYFYVLHNHSYKEKSLAWIAQDNYIWTVIKTSLCLYVKSLDPLRQYAREIIQDTAEPGSNVLLCKTKYIADSWYIVYNALQYPGKIINIEWHKYNKKYQSLSTEDSNSSFSNRPKERTLMQSLTAIPVDFWSRRKDEPTPVNVWFYVKNAHVARYIPKIITEIGICNYGPKQIVASAGYINELITSEGTYCINLGHLPRLYNEQIFEGTGTTHLPLELKTIDRTDSDVCINGDLVLLGYDFIPYQISKPWLLFRIEQVNGIEAIFNYSECSFSYKFAWSLACLQSEEKIKLPKDTISGHSSSYKPSKLIRSFVYKHPEQKQDLDQEIALPNWNTPYLRR from the coding sequence ATGAATCAGAGCGATCGGAGCTTGATGGATTTACCACTGGAGATCCATCTATCATTACTAGAATACGTGCCGAATGAACTTCGTGCTGTTAACAAATACTTTTACGTTCTGCATAACCATAGTTACAAGGAGAAGAGCTTGGCATGGATAGCTCAGGACAACTATATATGGACCGTTATCAAAACTTCGTTGTGTCTCTACGTCAAAAGCTTGGATCCGCTTCGGCAGTATGCTAGAGAAATCATTCAAGATACGGCAGAACCAGGCTCTAACGTTTTGTTGTGTAAGACGAAATACATCGCTGATTCATGGTATATAGTATACAATGCACTGCAATATCCTGgaaaaataatcaataTAGAATGGCACaaatacaacaaaaaatatcagAGTTTAAGCACGGAAGATTCCAATAGTAGCTTTAGTAATCGGCCCAAGGAGAGAACTCTCATGCAGTCGTTGACTGCAATACCGGTTGACTTTTGGTCCAGAAGGAAAGACGAACCTACACCAGTGAACGTTTGGTTTTATGTGAAAAATGCGCACGTTGCCAGATACATACCGAAAATTATTACAGAAATAGGCATATGCAACTATGGGCCGAAGCAGATCGTGGCAAGTGCAGGCTATATTAATGAACTGATAACATCTGAAGGGACGTACTGTATTAATTTAGGGCATCTTCCTAGGTTGTACAATgaacaaatttttgaaggtaCCGGAACGACACACCTCCCCCTGGAGTTGAAGACCATTGATAGAACAGACTCAGATGTTTGTATCAATGGGGATTTAGTATTGCTAGGTTATGACTTTATTCCGTACCAAATATCGAAACCGTGGCTACTCTTCAGAATTGAGCAGGTAAATGGCATTGAGGCAATTTTCAACTATAGCgaatgttctttttcatatAAGTTTGCGTGGAGCTTGGCCTGCTTGCAATCTGAAGAGAAAATCAAACTTCCTAAAGATACGATTAGCGGTCACAGTTCATCTTATAAGCCTTCCAAATTGATAAGAAGTTTTGTTTACAAGCATCCGGAACAAAAACAAGACCTTGATCAAGAAATAGCATTGCCCAATTGGAATACTCCTTATCTTCgaagatga